In Clostridium sp., one DNA window encodes the following:
- a CDS encoding pyridoxamine 5'-phosphate oxidase family protein, with protein MSDVLDAAVKYVEQSKTGLLVTIGEDGAPYVRIMGAFSNDGANLYFETGRKSNKVKHIQKNPVVTFYFQNEGQVYDTFKSVSITGKATEVLENDDDFKKAVDGISVRYPVLKENLSKGGLGDSVIYRIKAQFVKLADYTKNPKEVKQVL; from the coding sequence ATGAGTGATGTATTGGATGCTGCTGTTAAATATGTGGAACAGTCAAAAACAGGACTACTTGTTACAATAGGTGAAGATGGTGCCCCTTACGTAAGAATAATGGGAGCTTTTTCAAATGATGGTGCAAATTTATATTTTGAGACAGGAAGAAAAAGCAATAAAGTAAAACACATACAAAAAAACCCCGTAGTTACATTCTATTTCCAAAATGAGGGACAGGTCTATGACACCTTCAAGAGTGTATCCATTACTGGAAAGGCGACCGAAGTTCTTGAGAATGATGATGATTTTAAAAAAGCAGTGGATGGAATAAGCGTGAGATATCCGGTGCTGAAGGAAAATTTATCTAAAGGTGGGCTTGGAGATTCAGTTATATACAGGATAAAGGCGCAATTTGTAAAGCTGGCTGATTATACCAAAAACCCTAAAGAAGTAAAACAAGTACTTTAA
- a CDS encoding heavy metal translocating P-type ATPase, whose protein sequence is MIEKRALKIYGMTCTLCAITIESAVNEINGIDSINVSYASEKAKLQYDGKVTSLDTIKEKIESLGFSVGEENEKASGENLTREEIERNKLRNLFIISAVLSSPLILGMILGGTGFCHSDFDPYSANKWGAFIEILRWKSSILHNWKLQITLATIVQFIIGARFYKSSFFALKAKAFTMDLLVVIGTTTAYFYSLYIALFETFTYTLGMINLYFESSVTIITLVILGRYLESIAKSKTSNSIKALVKLQPKTARVIRNNIEYTIPVEKVCIGDILMVKPGEKIPVDGIVTSGHSNVDESMLTGESLPVEKNKDDIVTGASMNKNGTFNFKATKVGDDTVFSNIIKLVEEAQESKAPIQKIADKASGIFIPVILCISALTFIIWYFVIFDHKVFLINLPIIYAVSVLVVSCPCALGLATPAALMVGLGKGAENGILIKNGTALEQACKIDTVVFDKTGTLTEGKLDITDAVLFNRANELNIQSQEDLLILAASAEKFSEHPLGKAVYSYVKHNYKTQLKHTDDFTAVPGKGITASVDNKNILIGTADFLKEKAVDLSELKDTLILLQKKGKTAVLVAIDGILAGVIAFADKIKTDAGEVVDSLEKMHIDVYMLTGDNKNTALSVADKLNIKNIISEVHPEDKADEISKLKNKGRSVAMVGDGINDSPALATADIGFAMGSGTDAAIETGDIVLLNENLRALTDAIKLSKATMKKIKQNLFWAFIYNIIAIPIAVTGHLNPVIGAAAMSFSSISVLLNSLSLKKYKFQ, encoded by the coding sequence ATGATTGAAAAGAGAGCATTGAAAATCTATGGCATGACCTGCACATTATGTGCCATTACAATAGAATCGGCAGTCAACGAGATCAATGGCATAGACAGTATAAATGTGAGCTATGCTTCTGAAAAAGCAAAATTGCAGTATGACGGCAAAGTCACATCTCTGGATACTATAAAAGAAAAAATAGAATCATTGGGATTTTCAGTAGGCGAGGAAAATGAAAAAGCTTCAGGAGAAAACCTCACAAGAGAAGAAATAGAACGGAACAAATTGAGAAATCTATTTATAATATCGGCTGTACTCAGCAGTCCATTGATACTTGGAATGATACTGGGCGGAACAGGCTTCTGTCACAGTGATTTCGATCCATATTCAGCAAATAAATGGGGTGCCTTTATTGAAATTTTGAGATGGAAATCTTCAATTCTTCACAACTGGAAACTTCAGATTACATTGGCAACCATAGTACAGTTCATAATAGGTGCCAGATTTTATAAAAGTTCTTTTTTTGCATTGAAGGCCAAGGCTTTTACCATGGACTTACTAGTTGTAATAGGGACTACTACAGCTTATTTTTATAGTCTTTATATTGCATTATTCGAAACTTTTACCTATACTCTGGGAATGATTAATTTGTACTTTGAATCTTCTGTAACTATAATCACGCTTGTAATCCTGGGAAGATATCTGGAATCAATAGCCAAAAGCAAAACTTCCAATTCCATAAAGGCTCTTGTAAAACTTCAACCCAAAACAGCCAGGGTAATAAGAAACAATATTGAATACACCATTCCCGTGGAAAAAGTATGTATCGGTGACATCTTAATGGTAAAACCCGGTGAAAAAATACCGGTAGACGGAATTGTAACCAGCGGTCATTCCAATGTTGATGAATCGATGCTTACAGGAGAAAGTCTTCCTGTAGAAAAGAATAAGGACGATATTGTAACAGGAGCTTCAATGAATAAAAATGGTACCTTTAATTTCAAGGCTACCAAGGTTGGAGATGACACTGTATTTTCAAATATTATAAAATTGGTGGAAGAAGCTCAGGAAAGCAAGGCTCCCATACAGAAAATTGCAGATAAGGCTTCTGGAATTTTTATACCTGTCATACTCTGTATATCCGCACTTACCTTCATAATATGGTACTTCGTTATATTCGATCATAAAGTTTTTTTAATAAATCTGCCAATAATATATGCTGTATCCGTTTTGGTTGTATCCTGCCCCTGCGCACTCGGGCTTGCAACACCTGCTGCGTTGATGGTAGGGCTTGGAAAAGGAGCTGAAAATGGAATATTGATAAAAAACGGTACAGCATTGGAACAAGCATGTAAAATTGATACTGTAGTATTTGATAAAACAGGAACTCTAACTGAAGGTAAGCTTGACATAACCGATGCTGTCCTATTCAATAGAGCAAATGAATTGAACATACAAAGTCAGGAAGATTTATTGATTTTAGCCGCTTCGGCAGAAAAATTTTCTGAACATCCTCTAGGAAAGGCTGTATACAGTTATGTAAAGCATAATTACAAAACTCAATTGAAACATACTGATGATTTCACTGCGGTACCAGGTAAAGGTATAACTGCATCTGTAGATAATAAAAATATATTAATAGGCACTGCAGATTTTTTAAAAGAAAAGGCCGTAGATTTATCGGAATTAAAGGATACTTTAATTCTTTTGCAAAAAAAAGGAAAAACAGCTGTACTTGTTGCAATTGATGGAATTCTTGCTGGAGTAATTGCCTTTGCAGATAAAATAAAAACTGATGCCGGAGAAGTTGTTGATTCTCTTGAAAAAATGCATATAGACGTTTATATGCTTACAGGAGACAATAAAAATACTGCGCTTTCAGTTGCAGACAAATTAAATATAAAAAATATAATATCAGAGGTACACCCCGAAGACAAAGCAGATGAAATTTCAAAATTGAAAAATAAAGGCAGATCAGTTGCCATGGTAGGTGATGGAATAAACGATTCGCCGGCTCTGGCTACTGCAGATATAGGGTTTGCAATGGGTTCAGGTACAGATGCTGCCATTGAAACTGGAGATATTGTACTGTTAAATGAAAATTTGAGAGCTTTAACAGATGCAATAAAGCTTTCGAAGGCAACAATGAAAAAAATAAAGCAAAATTTATTCTGGGCATTTATATACAACATAATTGCAATTCCAATAGCTGTAACAGGTCATCTAAATCCTGTAATTGGAGCTGCAGCCATGTCCTTTAGTTCCATATCGGTTTTGTTGAATTCGTTAAGTCTCAAAAAATACAAATTTCAGTAA
- a CDS encoding sensor histidine kinase gives MKISLRKKLTVSYILVTIVCVFLISILMNVLLEKQFREYTVHNQEHSNQEVVDLISRQYDNGKWNSTGIENVGVNYIERGMFIKVSDSYNKTIWDASTHNNGLCKKMLDDMEKNMNKYYPGWNGKYKDKRYPLYHDNEKIGIMTIGYYGPFYYNNIDLTFIYNLKNRILIFAFIFSLILAEILGTIMAQMLSKPIAKIVRATESISKGHFDNFVDENSSTEEIYILNSAVNNMAKTLKSHGELKKRMSDDIAHELRTPLTTLQSHIEAMIDGVWKPDIERLQSCYEEVVRIAGLVGDLEMLGKYENRHSKLSRTIYDIYDQIKNIVFNFQAEFKNRGVEIKLNGNSQEIFAEKDKIGQAIVNLISNALKYTPRDGMVLLDLKGLKNEIKLNIKDTGIGISDDDLPFIFDRFYRADKSRNRATGGRGIGLAIAKTIIESHGGRIEVNSVLNEGSEFIIFLPKNVD, from the coding sequence ATGAAAATTAGTTTGAGAAAGAAACTTACAGTGTCTTATATTCTTGTTACAATTGTGTGTGTGTTTTTAATAAGCATTTTAATGAATGTACTTCTTGAGAAACAATTTAGGGAATATACAGTACATAATCAGGAACACTCCAATCAGGAAGTGGTTGATTTGATAAGCAGGCAGTATGACAATGGAAAATGGAACAGCACAGGTATAGAAAATGTAGGGGTAAATTATATTGAACGGGGTATGTTTATAAAAGTAAGTGACTCTTATAATAAAACGATATGGGATGCATCCACTCACAATAATGGACTGTGCAAGAAGATGCTTGACGATATGGAAAAAAATATGAACAAGTATTATCCCGGTTGGAATGGAAAATACAAGGATAAACGATATCCGCTTTATCATGATAATGAGAAAATAGGAATTATGACAATAGGCTATTATGGACCATTTTACTACAACAATATCGACCTTACTTTTATTTATAACTTAAAAAATAGAATTCTCATATTTGCATTTATATTTTCGCTTATACTCGCCGAGATATTGGGAACTATAATGGCTCAGATGCTGAGTAAACCAATTGCAAAGATTGTAAGAGCCACAGAAAGTATTTCAAAAGGGCATTTCGATAATTTTGTGGATGAAAACTCAAGTACAGAAGAAATCTATATATTGAACTCCGCCGTTAACAATATGGCAAAAACTTTGAAGTCACATGGGGAATTGAAGAAGAGAATGTCAGATGATATAGCACATGAACTTAGAACTCCTCTGACAACACTCCAAAGTCATATTGAAGCCATGATAGATGGTGTGTGGAAACCTGACATAGAAAGACTTCAAAGCTGTTATGAGGAAGTTGTTAGAATTGCCGGACTTGTAGGGGATCTTGAGATGCTTGGAAAATATGAAAACAGACATAGTAAATTGAGCAGGACAATATATGACATATATGATCAAATAAAAAATATAGTATTTAATTTTCAGGCGGAATTTAAAAATAGAGGCGTGGAAATAAAACTCAATGGGAACAGCCAGGAAATATTTGCTGAAAAGGATAAAATAGGACAGGCAATAGTAAATCTTATATCCAATGCACTTAAATATACACCTAGAGATGGAATGGTATTATTGGATTTGAAAGGGCTGAAAAATGAAATTAAACTGAATATAAAGGATACCGGAATAGGAATTTCTGATGATGACCTCCCATTTATATTTGACAGATTTTATCGTGCCGATAAATCAAGAAACAGGGCAACTGGCGGCAGAGGCATAGGGCTTGCAATAGCAAAAACAATTATAGAATCTCATGGAGGAAGAATAGAGGTAAACAGTGTTCTCAATGAGGGGAGTGAGTTTATAATTTTTCTTCCAAAAAACGTTGATTAA
- a CDS encoding cell wall-binding repeat-containing protein, with translation MKSKKLLPFVLSASVIAAALGSVSYPWKVKAAEGSVTRAGGINRYETAANAAKSNWPNGSDYAVVVNGTKYADAVSASTLAKKLDAPILLTEGDELDSNAKAALKTLKTKSVYIVGGEGVISKSVENSLSGYKVKRLQGKDRYGTNLAVARELVEKGVSKDNILVVAGGSFSDALSAAPVAAAKDEILLLSSNYKASIKDSIDFAKGSNVTVIGTTYSISDDVKNAFSPAAKRIDGGEDRFSTNLKVLNAFKDDLNGGRLYISSASRNAADNQFADALVASVLAGKYNSPLLLVDREGLKSTNNAVEYIKNNADKTTDLQIVGGTGAVPASIECAINDAASAEKSGNSDNSNNSNGNNSTGDDNDSSTSQTQTFTGYITTEDDFAAELGEDTADMVYMKLMALSGLGITFKENGNWVFYYFDGDIATNNTKGEGGKWTFDGTGSQLKAWKLVENQVKNGEGEKPVPVTVKGTLDGSTRTNPGPDADGELFKVIKVKSLTADSGSSGTENPQLSGIAVSSPADKLEYEVGEELDITGLKVKGTYEDGSTKDETITEANITGFDSSKAVEGQVLTITVDGKTTSYKVSIKDKVPQEQTFTGYIIDQHCFNSDSNPGNDTKSCLKMKSCAASGYGIGVPQNDGTYKFHYFDGEFAPNATGTQVKAYELIDKSSKNSHISITVTGELNGDVKVVDGVSYPVITVSSLAEGPEPDPSESSNLSSIAVSSPADKLEYEVGEKLDITGLKVKGTYEDGSTKDETITEANITGFDSSKEVEGQVLTITVDGRTTSYKVDIKDKAPQVQTFTGYITTEDDYAAELNEDTAFMVYMKMMALSGLGITYQDEDGKWVFYYLDGNIATNNTKGNEGSWIFDGTGSQLDAWNIVEEQVKRNSGVDKMKPVPVTVTGILDGSTQTNPGLDADGKYFEVIKAQSIAAD, from the coding sequence ATGAAAAGTAAAAAGTTATTGCCGTTTGTTTTGTCTGCAAGTGTTATAGCAGCAGCTTTAGGAAGTGTTTCATATCCATGGAAGGTAAAAGCAGCAGAAGGTTCCGTAACAAGAGCAGGTGGGATCAACAGGTATGAAACGGCAGCAAATGCTGCAAAGTCAAACTGGCCGAATGGAAGTGATTATGCTGTTGTTGTAAATGGTACTAAATATGCGGATGCAGTAAGTGCTTCCACACTGGCAAAGAAACTTGATGCACCAATATTGCTTACAGAAGGTGATGAACTGGATTCAAATGCCAAGGCTGCCTTGAAGACATTAAAAACAAAGAGCGTATATATTGTCGGCGGGGAGGGCGTGATTTCAAAATCAGTTGAAAATTCACTTTCAGGTTATAAAGTCAAGAGACTTCAGGGAAAGGACAGATATGGCACTAATCTTGCAGTAGCAAGGGAGTTGGTTGAAAAAGGAGTCAGCAAGGACAATATACTTGTAGTGGCCGGAGGCAGTTTTTCAGATGCACTGTCGGCAGCACCGGTTGCAGCAGCAAAGGATGAAATATTATTGCTGTCAAGCAATTACAAGGCTTCAATAAAAGACTCCATTGATTTTGCAAAAGGCTCTAATGTCACGGTAATAGGAACTACATACAGCATAAGTGATGATGTGAAAAACGCCTTTTCACCTGCTGCCAAAAGAATAGATGGTGGCGAGGACAGATTTTCAACTAATTTGAAGGTGCTGAATGCCTTCAAAGATGACTTGAATGGCGGCAGACTTTATATATCCTCAGCTTCAAGGAATGCTGCGGACAACCAGTTTGCAGATGCACTTGTTGCATCGGTACTTGCAGGGAAGTACAATTCTCCTCTGTTGTTGGTTGACAGGGAGGGATTAAAAAGTACAAACAATGCTGTTGAGTATATAAAGAACAATGCGGATAAAACTACAGATTTGCAGATAGTAGGAGGTACGGGAGCAGTTCCAGCATCGATTGAGTGCGCGATAAATGATGCAGCATCAGCAGAAAAGTCAGGTAACTCTGATAATTCTAACAATTCAAATGGAAATAATTCTACTGGAGATGATAATGACAGCTCCACATCTCAGACACAGACCTTTACAGGGTATATAACCACGGAAGATGATTTTGCAGCGGAACTTGGAGAGGATACGGCGGACATGGTATATATGAAATTAATGGCGCTGTCGGGACTTGGAATAACCTTCAAGGAAAATGGCAATTGGGTATTCTACTATTTTGATGGTGACATAGCAACAAACAATACAAAGGGAGAAGGAGGAAAATGGACATTTGACGGTACAGGCTCACAGCTGAAGGCATGGAAGCTTGTGGAGAACCAGGTTAAAAACGGGGAAGGTGAAAAACCAGTACCTGTAACGGTAAAAGGAACGCTTGATGGAAGCACGAGAACCAATCCAGGACCTGATGCAGACGGGGAACTCTTCAAGGTTATAAAAGTGAAATCCTTAACTGCAGATTCGGGGAGTTCAGGTACAGAAAACCCACAGCTCAGCGGTATAGCTGTAAGTTCTCCAGCAGACAAACTTGAATATGAAGTAGGGGAGGAACTTGATATAACTGGATTGAAAGTGAAGGGAACATATGAGGATGGAAGTACCAAAGACGAGACAATTACAGAGGCAAATATAACCGGGTTTGACAGTTCGAAAGCAGTGGAGGGACAGGTTCTGACAATTACAGTGGATGGAAAGACAACATCATATAAAGTGAGTATAAAAGATAAAGTTCCGCAGGAGCAGACTTTTACAGGGTATATTATTGACCAGCATTGTTTCAATTCTGATTCAAATCCTGGGAATGATACAAAATCCTGCTTGAAAATGAAAAGCTGTGCAGCAAGCGGATATGGAATAGGAGTTCCTCAAAATGATGGTACCTATAAATTCCACTATTTCGATGGTGAATTTGCTCCAAATGCCACTGGTACGCAAGTAAAGGCATATGAATTAATAGATAAAAGTTCAAAAAATAGCCATATTTCCATTACCGTAACTGGTGAATTGAATGGAGATGTTAAAGTTGTAGACGGTGTAAGTTATCCGGTGATAACTGTATCCTCATTGGCAGAAGGTCCGGAACCAGATCCATCAGAATCAAGTAACCTCAGCAGCATAGCTGTAAGTTCTCCGGCAGATAAGCTTGAATATGAAGTAGGGGAGAAACTTGATATAACTGGATTGAAAGTAAAGGGAACATATGAGGATGGAAGTACCAAAGACGAGACAATTACAGAAGCAAATATAACCGGGTTTGACAGCTCAAAAGAAGTAGAAGGCCAGGTATTGACAATTACGGTTGATGGCAGGACGACATCATATAAAGTGGATATAAAGGATAAAGCACCACAGGTACAGACTTTTACAGGGTATATAACTACGGAGGATGATTATGCGGCAGAACTCAATGAAGATACTGCTTTTATGGTATATATGAAGATGATGGCATTATCTGGTCTTGGCATAACCTATCAGGATGAAGATGGCAAATGGGTTTTCTATTATTTGGATGGTAATATTGCTACAAATAATACTAAAGGAAATGAAGGCAGCTGGATCTTTGACGGCACAGGATCCCAACTGGATGCATGGAATATAGTCGAGGAACAGGTTAAACGCAATAGTGGGGTAGACAAGATGAAACCAGTACCTGTCACAGTAACAGGAATATTAGATGGAAGCACGCAGACCAATCCCGGGCTTGATGCCGACGGCAAATATTTTGAAGTGATAAAGGCACAGTCTATAGCTGCAGATTAA
- a CDS encoding cell wall-binding repeat-containing protein, which yields MKSKKLLPFVLSASVIAAALGSVSYPWEVKAAEGSVTRAGGINRYETAANAAKSNWPNGSDYAVIVNGTKYADAVSASTLAKKLDAPILLTEGDELDSNTKDALKTLKTKSVYIVGGEGVVSKSVENSLSGYKVKRLQGKDRYGTNLAVAKELVEEGVNKDNILVVAGGSFSDALSAAPVAAAKDEILLLSSNYKASIKDSIDFAKGSNVTVIGTTYSISDDVKNAFSPAAKRIDGGEDRFSTNLKVLNAFKDDLNGGRLYISSASRNAADNQFADALVASVLAGKYNSPLLLVDREGLKSTNNAVEYIKNNADKTTDLQIVGGTGAVPKSIENTINNEVSGENQTPQTQTFTGYITTEDDFAAELGEDTADMVYMKMMALSGLGITYQDKDGKWVFYYLDGDISTDNTDGADGKWKFNGTGSQLSAWNIVENQIKSNNGADKMKPVPVKITGILDGSTQTNPGPDADGIDYPVIKVQSITDN from the coding sequence ATGAAAAGTAAAAAGTTATTGCCGTTTGTTTTGTCTGCAAGTGTTATAGCAGCAGCTTTAGGAAGTGTTTCATATCCATGGGAAGTAAAAGCAGCGGAAGGTTCCGTAACAAGAGCAGGTGGGATCAACAGGTATGAAACGGCAGCAAATGCTGCAAAGTCAAACTGGCCGAATGGAAGTGATTATGCCGTTATTGTAAATGGTACTAAATATGCGGATGCAGTAAGTGCTTCCACACTGGCAAAGAAACTTGATGCACCAATATTGCTTACAGAAGGTGATGAACTGGATTCAAATACCAAGGATGCCTTGAAGACATTAAAAACAAAGAGTGTATATATTGTCGGCGGGGAGGGCGTGGTTTCAAAATCAGTTGAAAATTCACTTTCAGGTTATAAAGTCAAGAGACTTCAGGGAAAGGACAGATATGGCACTAATCTTGCTGTGGCAAAGGAACTGGTTGAAGAGGGAGTAAACAAAGACAATATACTTGTAGTTGCCGGAGGCAGTTTTTCAGATGCACTGTCGGCAGCACCGGTTGCAGCAGCAAAGGATGAAATATTATTGCTGTCAAGCAATTACAAGGCTTCAATAAAAGACTCCATTGATTTTGCAAAAGGCTCTAATGTCACGGTAATAGGAACTACATACAGCATAAGTGATGATGTGAAAAACGCCTTTTCACCTGCTGCCAAAAGAATAGATGGTGGCGAGGACAGATTTTCAACTAATTTGAAGGTGCTGAATGCCTTCAAAGATGACTTGAATGGCGGCAGACTTTATATATCCTCAGCTTCAAGGAATGCTGCGGACAACCAGTTTGCAGATGCACTTGTTGCATCGGTACTTGCAGGGAAGTACAATTCTCCTCTGTTGTTGGTTGACAGGGAGGGATTAAAAAGTACAAACAATGCTGTTGAGTATATAAAGAACAATGCGGATAAAACTACAGATTTGCAAATAGTAGGAGGTACGGGAGCAGTTCCGAAATCGATTGAGAATACAATAAATAACGAAGTGTCAGGAGAAAATCAGACACCGCAGACACAGACTTTTACAGGATATATAACCACGGAAGATGATTTTGCAGCGGAGCTTGGAGAGGATACGGCGGACATGGTATACATGAAAATGATGGCGCTGTCCGGATTGGGAATAACTTATCAAGACAAGGACGGTAAATGGGTATTCTATTACCTGGATGGAGATATTTCTACAGACAATACTGATGGAGCTGACGGCAAGTGGAAATTTAATGGTACGGGCTCTCAGCTGAGTGCATGGAATATAGTTGAAAACCAGATTAAGAGCAATAATGGAGCAGACAAGATGAAACCAGTACCTGTCAAGATAACGGGAATATTAGATGGAAGCACACAGACTAATCCCGGACCTGATGCCGATGGTATAGACTATCCAGTAATAAAAGTACAATCAATAACTGATAACTAA
- a CDS encoding sulfite exporter TauE/SafE family protein, translated as MNLQEYKIKNMNHKIGNKLAILIVILILILIIFLVTIFKINIVEFLKNLFMLKYLPKLGNNTSYILLFTFGILTSFHCIGMCGGINMSQTISKNGTATPNSAFRPALFYNIGRIISYTIVGGIVGGLGGIIGFSGMLRGIVPIVGGIFMVIMAINLLGIFKVLRRVNITVPSFFAKKIRRNNNYSPIIVGLLTGLMPCGPIQIVELYALGTRSVILGAASMFFFSIGTVPLMFMFGILNTILTKNFSKIILKASAVLVLCLGIAMIGRGFSLYGVSVGMKNMPYGNGKGFSAIEGGTQNVRTELESDSFTPIEVIKGIPVKWNLHVDEKNLNECNKAIQIPEYNVKKNLKVGDNIIEFTPDRGGEFVYTCWMGMIKSKITVVDSIDKLNQDKTKN; from the coding sequence TTGAATTTGCAGGAATATAAGATCAAAAATATGAATCATAAAATAGGTAATAAACTGGCAATATTAATTGTAATATTAATTTTAATCCTAATCATTTTTTTAGTAACTATATTCAAAATAAATATAGTTGAATTTCTAAAAAATCTGTTCATGCTGAAATATCTGCCAAAGTTGGGGAACAACACAAGCTATATACTGTTGTTTACATTTGGAATATTGACATCTTTTCATTGTATAGGTATGTGTGGTGGAATAAATATGTCACAGACCATCAGCAAGAATGGTACTGCAACTCCAAATTCAGCATTCAGGCCTGCCCTGTTCTATAATATCGGAAGAATAATATCCTACACTATTGTGGGTGGAATTGTTGGAGGACTCGGAGGAATAATTGGATTTTCTGGTATGCTGAGGGGAATCGTTCCTATTGTAGGCGGCATATTCATGGTTATAATGGCAATAAATCTGCTTGGAATCTTTAAAGTTCTGAGAAGAGTAAATATCACAGTGCCATCCTTTTTTGCTAAAAAAATTCGTAGAAATAACAATTACAGTCCTATAATTGTTGGATTGTTAACGGGCTTAATGCCATGTGGACCAATTCAAATAGTCGAATTATATGCTCTTGGAACAAGAAGTGTGATACTTGGTGCCGCTTCCATGTTCTTTTTTTCAATCGGTACAGTGCCCTTGATGTTTATGTTCGGAATTTTAAATACTATTTTAACTAAAAATTTTTCAAAAATAATCTTGAAAGCCAGTGCTGTACTTGTACTATGTCTTGGAATAGCCATGATAGGCAGAGGATTTTCACTGTATGGTGTCTCTGTAGGAATGAAGAACATGCCTTATGGAAATGGGAAGGGATTTTCGGCTATTGAAGGCGGAACCCAAAATGTAAGGACGGAACTTGAAAGTGACAGCTTTACTCCTATTGAAGTGATAAAAGGAATACCTGTGAAATGGAATCTGCATGTTGACGAAAAAAATTTGAACGAATGCAACAAGGCAATTCAGATTCCAGAATACAATGTAAAAAAGAATTTGAAGGTAGGAGACAACATAATCGAATTTACTCCTGATAGAGGTGGAGAATTCGTGTATACCTGCTGGATGGGCATGATAAAGAGCAAAATTACAGTTGTAGACAGCATTGACAAGTTGAATCAGGACAAGACTAAAAATTAA
- a CDS encoding response regulator transcription factor, with amino-acid sequence MKEQKRRILVVDDEIKIVEVVKSYLQRDGYSVYSAYDGNTVMDMFDKVNPDLMILDLMLPDICGEKLCSILRKKSKVPIIMLTAKTSESDILNGFDIGADDYVIKPFSPKQLVARVKSLLRRTVDDKDIMDYIISIDNGRLTINNSSYEVKKSGSIVNLTPVEYNILTVMAGHPEKIFTREELISIVLGKNFDGYNRAIDSHIKNLRQKIEDNSRNPVYILTVRGIGYKFGGIVEKRY; translated from the coding sequence ATGAAAGAACAGAAAAGAAGAATACTTGTAGTAGATGACGAGATAAAAATTGTGGAAGTTGTAAAATCATATCTTCAGAGAGATGGATATTCTGTATATTCTGCATACGATGGAAATACCGTTATGGATATGTTTGACAAAGTAAATCCTGATCTCATGATTCTGGATCTTATGCTTCCGGATATTTGTGGAGAAAAACTATGCAGTATTTTAAGAAAGAAGTCCAAGGTGCCTATCATAATGCTTACAGCCAAAACTTCAGAATCTGATATACTCAATGGATTTGACATAGGAGCAGATGACTATGTAATAAAACCTTTCAGTCCAAAACAGCTTGTGGCAAGAGTGAAATCACTTCTAAGAAGAACAGTGGATGATAAAGATATTATGGATTACATAATTTCCATAGATAACGGCAGGTTGACAATAAACAACTCAAGCTATGAAGTTAAAAAATCAGGCAGTATAGTCAATCTTACCCCTGTTGAGTACAATATACTTACAGTTATGGCAGGACATCCTGAAAAAATTTTTACAAGAGAAGAATTGATATCCATTGTACTGGGAAAAAATTTTGACGGATATAACAGGGCTATTGATTCACATATAAAGAACTTGAGACAAAAAATTGAAGATAATTCCAGAAACCCTGTATACATTTTGACTGTAAGAGGAATAGGTTATAAATTTGGTGGAATTGTAGAAAAAAGATATTGA